GGCCTATCACTGAGTTGAAAACCTCAACCATGTATCGCAAGTTGGCCAAGTCCCCGCGATCACACACTCAGGCCGGATCTAATTTCCCGGCAGCCGCGGCAACCCAACTCAGTTCACTGTGGAAGATGTCGCTGTGCGCGCCCGACGGGCTGTCACCCGTGGCCACCACGGCCGACGCATCCAGGCTGAGGATCCGACCGGGCTGGAACGGATATTCGAATCCGGCGTCGTCGAGCACGCCGAAGTCACTGCCGAATGCGCCGAGCGCCCCCATCGCCCGCCAACGGGCCATCGGATCGTCCAGACCGGCCGCATCGTCCCCGGCCGACAGCGAAGCCAGCGGATAAAAGGTCGACAACGCCCGGTCGTGTCTGGAGAAGCAGACGGCCATCGGACCGTCGATGCGGGCCAGCCGCCCGGACAGGGCGCCGTTCCCGTCACGGAACGGCAGTCCCGTGGTGAAGGTGAACCGGGAGAACGCTCCCTGCAGCAGGGTCACCGACTTCACCGGTGACGGACTGCGCTCGGTGATGCCGTCCAGCGCGAACGACACCAACCGGGCACCGAAGCTGTGCCCGACCAGGTGGATCCGGAGCTCCGGGTGCGCGTCGACCAGGTTGTCGATCGCCGGGCCCAGCCCGTTGCGGCCGACGACACCGGCGCGGTTCTTCATCTTCCAGTAGCTGAGCTGACGCAGGACTTCCTTGGCGCCGTGCCAGAGCTTGCGGCCCAGATCCCCCAGCCCGGCCTCACCGCCCCCGCCATCACCGAATTGCACTCCGGCGTCGGCCAACCGGTCGGCGAACCTGTTGAACACGTCGATCGGTTCACGCTGATCGTCGAGCATGCCGGGTACCTGCACCGGCTGGTCCTTCTCGCCGTCGTCGAAACCGGTCCGGGTCGCGGCGTTGAATTCGCGAAACTCGTCGAACATCTCCTGCGCCCGCTCGGCGGTGGGCGGCGTGTCCAACAGGGCCGCAATGGCATCCAGGTGCGCGCTGCCGTCGGGGAACATGTCCTTCAGGTCGGCCAGTTCGACCGGATCGATGGTGCTCGGCCCGGCGACCGTAACCGCCGGCCCGTCCAGCCCCGCCGCACCGCCGCCGCCGGCTCCCGCCGGTTGATCGTCGAAATTCGGGATCGGTTCGTCACGCCACAGCTGCGAGGGCCAGCGGATGCCGACGAACCCGACCTTGCGGTCCGGATCCAGGTGATCGGCCAACAGCCCGAACCAGCGGGCGTACAACGAATGCGCCGCGGCCTCGTCGTTGTTCCAGCCGTGCGAGAACAGCACCAGGTCGGTGAGCGCCTCGGCTGCGACACCGTCGCGCAGTGCGGTCAGTGTCGCATCGTCGACGTCGCCCTCGGCGTCGAACACCAACCGCCACAACGGCCTGCCTTTGATGGTTTCGGTCATCGCGACTCCTTGAGACTCGTCGGAAATCCTCAGACGGACTGCAACGCTCGCATCAGGTCCAGCAGGCCGCTGCCCTGGAAGGCCCGGTCACGGCCGAGCGAGGTCGCCGACTCGGTGAATATGTGCTTGATCTTGTCGGGTTGCCCGATGAGCTCACGCTGCACGGACAAGAACGCCGCGATGGCCCCGGACACATGTGGTGCGGCCATGCTGGTGCCGGTGGCCTCGATGTACATGGCCGCGCTCTCCGGTGGGGCGTCGGTCTGCCGCAACACATTCCTGCGGAACTCCCCTGCGGCCACGGAGGTGATGCGTTCGCCGGGGGCCAGCAGATCCGGCTTGCACCGGCCGTCGCCGGTCGGTCCCTTTGACGAGAAGTACGACACCCCCGAGGTGTGCGGCGCGTCCCGGTGCGTCGAGCCCACGGTGATCGCCCGCTCGGCGTTGCCGGGATCGTTGATCGTCATGCCCGCGCTGAATTTCGTGACGTCCGTGGTGAACAGCGGATTGAGCGACACGTATCCGCTGTTGCCGGCCGCCGCGACGACGATCACCCCCGAGCGCACGGTCTTGTCGACCTCGATGCACAGCGGGCTCTGACCGCAGGCGAACCATTCCGCGGCGAATTCGTACCCCAGGCTGAGGTTCACCCCGTGAATCCGGGGCATCCGCGGGCTCGCCGCGTTGACCTCGCGGACGTATGCCAGGGCCCGCATCACCCGATTCACCCGCGCCGCCTTCTCGCCGGGGCCCAGCACCTTGAGGCTGACCAGCTTCGCCTCGGGCGCCATCCCCGAGAGCCGGCCGGGATCGCTGACCACCCGCTTCTGCAGGATGGGTATTTCCCCCTCGGGGGCACCGACGTTGAATCGCTTCTCGGCCACGTAGACGTCGTCGGGAGATTTGTCGACGAGCCCGCCGGCGATGATGCCCGCGACATGCGAGCCGTGGCCGTCCGCATCCTGCAGGGCGCTCGGCGCGAACGCCTTGTCGCCGCCGCTGACGGTGAAATCCCGGTGCAGCTCGTGGACCGTCGGATCACTCACGGTGGCCCGGTCGACGAAATGTGCATGGGTCTCGTCGATACCGGAATCGACGACGGCCCAGACGATTCCCGATCCGTTGCAGGCGAAGGCCCGTTGCGCGGGGACCACCTTGACGGTGCCGGCGGACGCGTCGATCTGGGGGTGGGCCTCGAAGTCCGGCCAGATCCGGTAGACCGCGCGCTCAGGCCACTGTTGCGGTACCGCGTCCGCGGAGACCAGGCCCTCGATCTGCCTGGTGGTCAGCTCGCCGGCCATGAACTGATCGGCCACGGGCAACGGCTCGTCGGGCCCGTCCACCAGCCGCCACAGCTCACGCACCCGCTTGATCGCCGCGGCGATCCCGGCCTCATAGCGCAGGTTCAATTCGATCATGATCGGCCACAACGTTTCCCGCGACTGCTCGGGGTCCTCGCCGGGGGCCACCACGAACTTCTCCCGCAGGGGCGGCGTGATCACCCCGGCCACGAGCAGATCGCGGTGCGGTGGCTGCCCGGCCTCGTCCGCCGCCACCGTGCGGGGCCGCTCGTCGGGGGCCATCGCGCGTTCGCACGCGCGCTCGGCGGCGTCGCGGCCGGCCGGCGTCAACCGCACGATCGGCTGCGGCGCAGCCACGCCGGCCTTCTTCGCCGGGGTGCGCCGGGTCACCAGTTTCGCGCGCACCAGCTGCTGGACCGCGTCGTCGACACTGCGGTGCCACCGCGGCCTGCCGTCGATACAGGGACGGTCGTCGGGGTCGAACCGGGACGCGAACCGGGCCGCCACCGCCTCGAGGAGCTTCTGCGGACTGGCGTCGATCTTCTTTCGCGCCAGGTCGGCCAGGGCGCACTGCACCCGATCGCTCCACGTCGCGCTGTCACTGTCACTGTCGGAAGGACTCACCGCAACACCTCGGAACTCTGCTCGACCCTGCAGGTGGCATCCCACACAGCATGCGGCATCGGGAAGGCGATCGTTCGCCGAATCGGCATGCAGACGATCCTGACTCGAGCCCGACGGGACGGCACGAGTAGCCGACTACCCGAATCGTCCATCCGGCCCGGGTGCCGCCCCGAGCGCTCAACGGACGCGCATCCTCGATGTATCCGAACCAGCCCCACCACCGCTGCGCGGTCGAAAACTCGCGTAGTGGATTACTCGATACCGGTGGCCGGCGGGCTCCCTAGCATCGGGTGACACGTCAGTTGCTCGCGGCAGTAGGGAAAGAGCCATGAACGCGCTTGGGTTCAATTTTCAAGTGGCCCAGAACTTCCTGCCGAACAGCCAGGCATGACGCAGCGGAATCCATCATGCGTCACCACGTCTTCGCCATCGTCGCGGTCAGGGCCTGGACCGAACTGCTCTCCGAATGGATTCTGCGCATCCCGGGATTCGAGTTGGTTGGTACCGCATCCGATGCCACGGCCGCCCTGGGCGACCTGGCCCGGATCGACCGGCCCGTCGACATCGTGGTCATCGACGTCGGCACCCGGCTGGCGCTGGAGTCCGCGTCGGCGCTGCGGCGGGCCGACCCGCCCCGGAAGCTGATCGCGGTCGCGCTCGACGACGACCCCGGTCAGGCGATGGCGTGGGCGAGCGCGGGGGCGGCTGGGCTGGTGGGGCGCAACGCCTCTGTCGACCAACTCTGTCACGCGCTGGTCAACGTGTCCCGCGGTGCGGCGCACTGCTCCGACGAGATATCGGGCGCCCTGTTACGCGGTGTCGGCGCCAACGGCGGCCGGCGCACCGGCGGGCAGAACCACTGCCTCACCGAGCGGGAGCAGGAAGTGGCCTGGCTGATGACCCACGGACTGACCAACAAGGAGATCGCCGACCACCTGCACATCTCGGCGGGCACGGTGAAAAGCCATGTCCACAATGTGATCTGCAAGCTCGGGGTACAGCGCCGGGCCTATGTGGCCCGCAAGTTGGGGCATGCCGGCGGGCCACCGCTCAGGGAGTCTCCCCCGCCGCAGGCCGGACATACGGGCGCAGCGGAGGCGGGCTGGTGTTCCACCGGCGCTGCCGGAGAAGGACGGCCGATTCGCCACCCGAAGTGAGGTCGAGCTCTCCGATGAGCCTGCGGTGCTCGGCCCGCAGTCCGTCCTGACGCTGCTTGACGGCGAACAGATCCTGACGCATCTGCTCGATGCTTCGCTTGCTCTTCTTAGCTGCCATGCCTTTCGTGCTACGTCGGCGCCATCGCCGTGTCAATGCCGGCGAGCAGAAATCGGCCGAAAGATATAGGCCGGGTTGCCCGGTCGGTACAACGACCACCCCCGAACGGGTCACCGCGAAAATCGATCCGGCGGCCAATGGTGCGGCCCCCCGCTGCCACCGCACCATTGCGGTATGACTCAGGTGCAGGCTCTCCAGCCACCGCAGACCATGCGGTCGGCCGACACCGACTTCATTCTCGAGGAACTGAAGTCGTTGAGAGACACCGTGATTCCAGATCCAGACGTATGTGTCGCGATCCTCGACGGCCCGGTCGACCTCGGCCACCCCTGTTTCTCCGACGCCCGGCTCACCCGAGCCGATTCCCTCATCCTCGACGAGGCCGGCACCGGTGCCATGTCCGGCCACGGCACCCACGTGGCCAGCATCGTGTTGGGGCAGCCGGCCTCCGGTGCGCTCGGCCTCGCCGCCGGGTGCCGAGGCCTGGTGGTCCCGATCTTCCAGGACAGCAGCGGGCACCTGTCTCAACTCGACCTCGCCCGGGCGATCGAACGCGCGATGCTCGGTGGCGCGAATGTGATCAACATCAGCGGAGGCGAGCTCGTCGAACTCGGGCAACCGGACCCGCTGTTGGCCCGTACCGTGGAGACCTGCGAACGCAACGGCGTGCTGATCGTCGCCGCAGCGGGCAATGACGGGTGCGATTGCCTACACGTGCCGGCGGCGCTGCCCACCGTGTTGGCGGTCGGCGCCCTTGGCCGCAACGGAGTTGCGTTGCCATCGAGCAACTTCGGTGGCCTCTACGCCCTCAACGGCGTCCTGGCGCCCGGCGAGGCGATTCCCGGTGCCCTACCCGGTGGCGCGATGGCCGAGCTCACTGGCTCGAGCTTCGCCACCCCCATCGTCAGCGCCCTGGCGGCGCTGCTCATCACCGCGCAGCGCCGCAGTGGCGCCGACATCGACATCGCCGAGGTGCGACGGGCCGTGATCGCCAGCGCGCTGGCCTGTCCCCAGGATTCAGACCCCCGCTGCCTGGCGGGAATTCTCAACGTTCGTGGCGCACATGCGCTGATCACCCAAGGAGACAAAGTGACCGAGATGGCTGCAACACCGATTCCCCACGTCGCAAGTTCAGGAAGCGACACCCCACCGATCAACACCGGACCCCCGCCGGCACCACCCGACATCGTCCCGGTGCCGACCGGGGTGGCACCCTCGTGCGGTGGCGCGCCGTGTTCCTGCGGCGCCGCGGCGTCGCAGGACACCGCCACCGCGGTACACGAGGCGCCGACCCCACCACAGGCGGCTCATCCGCTGCCGGTCTCAAATGTGTTCGCACTCGGCAACATCGGATTCGACTTCGGCACCGAGGCACGCCGGGACGGTTTCCGGCAACTCATGCCGATGGCCGAGAGCAACGACGAGACGCCGATCGTGTCCGAACCCAATCCATACGACGCGGTCCAGCTCGCCAACTACCTCGACGAACACCCTTGGGAATCCACCAAACTCATCTGGACGATGAACCTGAACCTCACCCCGATCTACGCCATCGAGGCCGAGGTCACCTATCACGAAGCCGTCTACAAGATGCTGCGCTACGCGTTGCGGTGCCAGGTGCTGCCGGCCGAGGACGACGAATTCGTCTCGCGGGTGTCACTTCCCGGTGTCCTCACCAACCGGACCGTGACGACGTTCGCCGGGCAACGCCTTCCGGTGATCGTCGTGCAGCGTCGTGGCCTGTACACCTGGAACGAGAACAACCTCGTCCGAGCCGTGCTGGGGGCGATCGACTTCGACAAGCTGACCAATCAGCTCGGGATCGAACGGGCCAAGGCCGAATCCCGCACCGAGCTGAAGCTGCGGCAGATGCTGGACAAGGTCTATTACGAGCTGCGCAACCTCGGCCAGTCGTCAGCCGATCGGGCCATCAACTACACGGCCACCAACGCGTTCATCTTCTCCGATCTCATGGCCAAGGGCCTGCTGGCCGGAGAGTTGGTGGACGGCGATGTCACCAGCCTGTACTCGCTCGAGAACATCACCGCGGTCAAGAGCCCGTTCGGGCGGCTCGACTGCGACTGCTGGGACGTCAAGATCACGTTCTTCTCACCCGAGAACGAGCGCCGCGCCCGGGTGGTCTATCAGGCCACCGTCGACGTCAGCGACCCATGGCCGGTCCAGCTGGCACCCATTCACCAGTACCTGATCTCAGGAGGCTAGCAAACATGAGCACCGACTCTTGCCAGTCATCGGCAGCGGCACTGCCCCCACAGAAACCCGGAATCCCGCGCCTGGACGAGGACGCCCGCGGCGGCATCGGAACAGGTTCGGTTCAGGCCTCCGTCAGTTGCGGAGACCTTCCCGGACTGGCCCGTTCGATGTGTTACGCATCGAAGGGAATCAAGTACTGAGCTCTTACTCCCCTGAAAGGAGCGAATCGAGGATCAACACACCAGATCAGCTTTCAGTCAGTTCAAACCAACAAACAAGGAGAGATCCATGAGTACAGCAAATGAAATGCTGCCGCCCCAGGCTTCGCCGATCGACCGCACGCCGGCCGGGGCCGCGGCATTCACCAACCAGGCGGGCGTCGGAGCCTCATTCGACTTCCCGTGGGAGCAAGTCGCCACCACCGGAATCGGAATCCTGGGCGGACTGCTCTGAACCTGTTGCGGCGCATCGGCGGATGCATTTCCGCCGATGCGCCGCACTCCCGTTGACCACATCCGACCGACGGAGTCACCATGACCAGAATCCGTGAATTCTCGCTCAGCATGCAGCAGGCGCCGATCGTGCGGGACGCGCCCACCGCCCTGATCAAGCCCACCACCGAGCAGTTGCCGCCTCGGGTGATCCACTACGTGCAGCGGCCACCGAACCGGCCCTTCCTTCCCGTGCAGGGTGTGGTGGACCGGCGCAGCCTGCACCAGTTGCGGATGACGCCGGGCCCGGACCAGAAGTTCGACGACGACGGCGTCACCAAGATCGCCCGGTTCTCGCGGTTCGGATTGTTCGGCCCCGATCCGGCCGACCCCGCACCGTTCACCCTGTCGGCGCCGTTCGGCGTGGCGATATGCCCGACTCTCGCACCGTACGCGGCCGCGCGCTGCCCCCGGCGTTGATGCCGGGGACGGCTGAGCGGGCCGCGGGGTTGTATGCCGCCGACCGCCAGTTCCGCGACTGCCTTCCCCTGGCCGAGGTGTCCGCTGCCGTCCGCCGAGACGGTCTCGGACTGCCCGCCATCATCGGTGCCGTGATGACCGGCTATGCCGACCGGCCGGCCCTCGGCACGCACCCCGTCGACGGGCAGGCGCCGGCGACGATCAGCTACCGGGAGCTGTGGACCCGCATGTGCGCCATCGCAGCCGACTGGCACGGGCACGGCCAATTCCCGGTGCGGCCCGGCGAATTCGTCTGCATGCTGGGCCTGGCCGGTCCCGGCTACACCACGGTGGATCTGGCCTGCGCCCTGGCCGGTGCGGTGACGGCTCCCGTGCCATACGGCGCGCCGGCCGCTCAAGTGATCCAGGTGCTGGCCGAAACCCGGGCATCGGTGCTCGCGGTCGGCGCGGACCAGTTGCCCACCGCGGTCGAGGCCATCCTCGCCCAAACCGGGGTGCGCCGCCTGGTTGTCTTCGACGATCATCTCGAGGTCGGCGATGCCCGGGATGCGTTCGAGGCGGCCCGGCTCCGGTTGGTCCGGGCTCGGCCGCCGGTCCTGGTGGAGACCCTCGCCGAGATCATCCGGCGTGGCCACCGGTTACCGCTCCCACCCTGGCCCGCCGCCGACCCGGACCGGCTCGTCGCCCTGTCGTACACCTCCGGCAGCACCGGACGACCGAGGGCGGCGATGTACACCGAACGGATGGTCGCCAACACGTGGCGTAATCCTGTTGGCGTACCGGTGATTTCCTACAACTACCTGCCGATGAGCCACTACGGCGGCAAGTCACTGGTGTTGACCACGCTCGCGGGCGGCGGCACCGCCCACTTCGCCACGGCGCCGGACATGTCGACCCTGTTCGAGGACATCGCAGCGGTGCGCCCCACGGTGCTCCCGCTGATCCCCCGAGTGTCCGAGATGCTCTTCGGGTGGTACCAGCGCGAATACCACCGACGGCTGGCGCCCGACGGCGATCCGGAGACGGTGCGCGAACAGGTCATGACCGAGCTGCGGGAGAAGGTGCTCGGCGGGCGGGTGCTGCTGGCGGCTTCCGGCAGCGCCCCGCTGTCGCCGGAGTTGACCACATTCATCGAACGGTGTCTCGGCATCCACGTCGCCGTCGGCTACGGCACCACCGAAACCGGGAACGTACTCAACGACGGCCGCGTGGTCCGGCCACCGGTGATCGACTACAAACTCGTCGACGTGCCCGAGTTGGGATACTTCGCCACCGACCGGCCGCATCCCCGCGGCGAACTGCTGGTGAAATCGGAGATACTCAGCCCCGGTTACTTCCGGCGCCCCGACGCCAGCGGCGCGGCGTTCGACGCCGACGGCTACTACCGGACCGGCGACATCATGGCCGAGATCGCGCCGGACCACCTCACGTTCGTGGACCGCCGCAACAACGTGATCAAGCTGTCCCAGGGGGAATTCGTCGCTCTCTCACACCTCGAGTCGGTGTTCGTCGCCAGCCCGTGTGTCCGCCAGATCTTCGTATACGGCAGCGGCGAGCGCGATTTCGTCCTCGCGGTGGTGGTTCCCGAGCACATTCCCACCCAACCGGTACCCACCAGGGCGGCGATCCTCGAATCGCTGCGGCAGATCGCGCGCGCCAACGGGTTACGTCCCTACGAGGTGCCGCATGACATCGTCATCGACAGCCGGCCGTTCAGTACCGACAACGGCCTGCTCACCGCCACAGCCAAATTGGCCCGCCCGGCGCTGACCGCCCGTTACCGCGACGACCTCGAACGCATGTATACCGCCATCTCCGAACGCCGGGACGACGAGCTCGCCGCACTTCGACGGGACGCGGCCAACTCGTCGGTGCGAGATACCGTCTGCCGCGCGGCCACCGCGACGCTCGGCGTCCCCGGCCTGAACGCCGACACCGTGTTGAGCGACGTCGGCGTCGACTCGCTGGCGGCACTGACCCTGACCGCACTGCTCTCGGACATCTTCGGTGTCATGGTGCCCACGGCCGTCCTGCTCGACCCCGCCCTCAGTCTGGCCGGCGTGGCCACCCACATCGAGACGAGCCGACGGGCCGGTCGGCGGCCGTCCGCCGCGACCGTCCACGGTCACCGTGCCGACCGGGTATCCGCCGACGACCTGACGCTGGACCGATTCATCGCACCCGACGTTCTCGAGCGCGCCGCCACCCCGCACGGTCACCACGGACCACCCGCAACGGTCCTGCTGACCGGAGCGAATGGCTTTCTCGGACAGGCGCTCTGCATCGAGTGGCTGCGTCGTCTGGCGCCCACCGGTGGCCGGCTGATCTGCCTGGTCCGCGGCGCCGACGACGCCGAGGCGCGCCGCCGGCTCGGAGTCGAACTCGGCGGGCCGGGACAGGCCGCCTTGACGGTGCTCGCGGGCGATCTCGCCGAGGAGCACCTGGGTCTGGACGCGGCCACCTGGTCGCGCCTGACCCACAGCGTGGACCTGATCGTGCACGCCGGCGCACAGGTCAACCATCTGGCGCCCTACCCGGAGTTGTTCGGCCCCAATGTCGCAGGCACCGCGGAAGTGGTCCGGCTGGCGCTCACCGACAGGCCGAAGCGAGTCGTCTACGTGTCCACGGCGGCGGCCGGTACCACCGACGACGGCCGGCCGCTTCCCGAGGACGCCGATGTCCGGACGGGCTGTCCGGTCCGCACGCCCGGTACCGCACCCGGCAGCGGGTACGCGGTCAGCAAGTGGGCCGGCGAGGTGTTGCTGCGCCAGGCACACGACCTCTACCAGTTGCCGGTACAGGTGTTCCGGCCGGGAATGATCTTGGCGCACAGCAGCTTCAGTGGCCACGCCAATGTGGCCGATGTGTTCACCCGGATGCTGTTCAGCCTGGCCGTCACCGGTATCGCCCCGCGGTCGTTCTACCGGTGTCCGACCGCCCGGCCGCACTATGACGCGCTTCCGGTCGACTTCGTCGCCGCGGTGATCGCCACGCTGGCGACGGATCCCGAGTCAGAGAGCGGGTTCGCCTGCTACAACGTGGTCAATGACCACGACGACGCGATCTCGCTCGATCAGGTGGTGGACTGGCTGGCCGGCGAGGGCTATCCGGTGACACGGATCGCCTCGCATCGGGAGTGGGCCACCCGGTTCGAGACCGCCATGCGGGCACTGCCCGCCCACCGGCGCCGCCATAGCCTGCTACCGCTCATGGCCGCCTTCACCGAGCCCGCCGAAGCGGTTGCCGGATCGGCATTTCCGTCGCAGCGGTTCCGCGCTGCGCTGCAGGCCGGCGGCGAGGCGCGGGAAATCCCCCATGTGACACCCGATCTGGTGCGCGGTCATCTCGCCGCGTTGCGCCGCCGCGGCCTCCTGTGACCCGTCGGGTCAGAGCAATCCGTCCCGCCGCAACCCCTCCACGGATCGGGTAACCGCCGCGCAGACCGCATCCATCACCTCGTCGCCGTGCGCGGCGGTGAAGAGCGGGTACAGAAACTCCGGCAGGTGCACGCCGGCCGCACGTAGGTAATAGGTCCACAGGTACTCGGCCACCGCGTACCGCTGCGGGTGCACGAGGTCGACGAACTGGTCGGTTCCCATCGTGCCGAACATCGGGCGCACCAGGGTTTCGTAGCGCCGGACCGCGATCGGGAAACCCGCCTCATCGCGCAGACGTTGCAGGTGGTCCGCGAAACGATCGGCGGCCGCCCGGGTGGTCGCGTACACCGAGTCCTGGTGATCGCTCAGGTAGGTGAGCTGCGCGAGGCCGGCCGTGCAGGACAGGACGTTGCCGCAGAAGGTCCCGAGAATCCGGGTCCGGGTCTGCATGTCCCGAAGGTGTTCGCCTGTGGTGACACCCATCTCGATGATGTCGGAGCGGCCGACCGTGGCGCCGATGGGCAGGCCGCCACCGATGATCTTGCCGAAGGTGGCCAGATCGGGCGTGGGCCCATCGGAATCGAGCGTGCCACCGAACCGGAACCGGAAGCCGGTCAGCACCTCGTCGAACACCAACAGCACACCGTGTTGTGTCGTCGCGTCCCGCACGCCGCGCAGGAACTCACGGTCCAGCAGCGGCCAGCTCGACCGGACCGGCTCGACGATGACGCAGGCCAGTTCGCCCGCCCGTGCCGCGATCACCTCACCCGCACTGCGGTCATACGGCAGAACGATCGTCGACGACGGCGGCACGCCGGGCATCGACACCAGGACATCGTTGTGGTGCCCGTGATACGACTGCTCGAACACGGCGACCAGGGGACGTCCGGTGTAGGCCCGGGCCAGCTTCACGGCGTGCATCGTCGCTTCGGTGCCGGAGTTGCTGAGGAAGCCGCCCCCGGCCCACGGCACCGCACTGAGCAGCAGGCTCATCAGGGCCGTCTCCGTCTCGTGTCCGGCAGCCAACGACAGGCCGTCACCGAGTGCCGATCGCAACGCCTCGGTCACCACCGCGGGAGCGTGGCCGAGAAAGTTCGCGCCACGACCGTTGTCGAGGTCGATGTACTCGTTGCCGTCGACATCGGCCAGGTGCGCGCCCCGCGCCCACGCCACGATCATCGGAAGCAACCGAGGCATGCCGTCGACGTAGTGGTTGTGAACCCCGGTGCCGGCCCGGCCGGCCACGGCGGCAAGGGTTTTCGATTGTTTCCCGGCCAGCTCGACGATGCAGTCGAGCTCACGTAATCTGCGGTTCAACCCGACCGGATCGAGCATCAGCTCCCTGGTGGTGTACCGCGGCCGGACAGCCGCGGCACCCGTCGCCGACGTCATCGGGCCGCGACCTCAGTCAGGCCGGCCGACACCGTCGGCCCACAGCCCGGGCCAGTTGCCGGACACCGCCTTCGGGTATCCCGCATCCACCCGCGAGGTGGCGATGTCGTAGCGGATGTACTGCGTGCCCTTGAAGAAATAGGCCTTGCCGTTGTTCCTGATCACGACATGGTCGATGCCACTTTCGTATTCGACGGGCAGGTTGGGCGCCCAGTTGTCCTTGATCGGCTTGGGATAGCCGGCGTCGACCTGATCGGTGGCGATGTCGTAGCGCAGATACTCCGACCCCTTGAAGAAGTAGGCCTTGCTGTTCGGCCACACCACGGCCGCGTCGAAACCGTCCGGCCAAACGCCCGGCCAACTCGCCGAGATCTCCAGCGGATAGCCGGGATCGACCCGGTCGGTGGGCAGGTCGAAGCGCACGTACTGGCTGCCCTTGAAGTAGTACGCCTTGCCGTTGGTCCACAGGACGTCCGCATCGATACCGTCGGCGAAGTCCGGTGGGAACCCCGCCCAGAACCCGGCGATCGGCAGCGGATAACCCGGGTCGGTCTTGCCCGCGGCATCGTCGAACCTCGCGTACTGGGAGCCCTTGAAGAAGTACAGCTTGCCGTTCGGCCACACCGAGCTCGGGGAAACCGGTCCGGGATAGAGACTGGCCGCGAACTGGGCGTCCAGATTGTCGATGTCGGTTCCGCCCGGCACCGCGATGCCGTCGGTCATGATCGACCCGGGCAGGTCGTAGCACATGATCGAGTTCTCGTCGGTCTCGTTGCTCGCGGTCAGGGCGGAGACATCGAACGGAGTCAGGACCTGTTCGATCACCTCCTCACGCGTCCAGCCCTGGGTGGCCATGAACAGGGTGATGGCCTTCTCCCGATCGATCCGGTCGACAATCGCCTTGCGCCGGTGCTCATGTGGGAAGCCCAGGGTGTGACCCGTCTCGTGCCGGACGACGCGCCGGAACTCCGCCTCGGAGGTGTTCATCGTGAAGCCCTCGAGGTTCATGGTCTGCTCATCCGCGGCAGCAAGCAGGATGTCGGTTCCGAGATACGACCAGTAGCCGTCGTCGACGACGCGCGCGATCCGTACCTGGGGGTCGACGTTGGATGCGGTGAACCGGATGTTGGCCCAGGCGCCCCAGGCATTCATGTGGGCCAGGATGCGCCGCCGCAGGTCCGC
The genomic region above belongs to Mycolicibacterium sp. HK-90 and contains:
- the car gene encoding carboxylic acid reductase — protein: MPDSRTVRGRALPPALMPGTAERAAGLYAADRQFRDCLPLAEVSAAVRRDGLGLPAIIGAVMTGYADRPALGTHPVDGQAPATISYRELWTRMCAIAADWHGHGQFPVRPGEFVCMLGLAGPGYTTVDLACALAGAVTAPVPYGAPAAQVIQVLAETRASVLAVGADQLPTAVEAILAQTGVRRLVVFDDHLEVGDARDAFEAARLRLVRARPPVLVETLAEIIRRGHRLPLPPWPAADPDRLVALSYTSGSTGRPRAAMYTERMVANTWRNPVGVPVISYNYLPMSHYGGKSLVLTTLAGGGTAHFATAPDMSTLFEDIAAVRPTVLPLIPRVSEMLFGWYQREYHRRLAPDGDPETVREQVMTELREKVLGGRVLLAASGSAPLSPELTTFIERCLGIHVAVGYGTTETGNVLNDGRVVRPPVIDYKLVDVPELGYFATDRPHPRGELLVKSEILSPGYFRRPDASGAAFDADGYYRTGDIMAEIAPDHLTFVDRRNNVIKLSQGEFVALSHLESVFVASPCVRQIFVYGSGERDFVLAVVVPEHIPTQPVPTRAAILESLRQIARANGLRPYEVPHDIVIDSRPFSTDNGLLTATAKLARPALTARYRDDLERMYTAISERRDDELAALRRDAANSSVRDTVCRAATATLGVPGLNADTVLSDVGVDSLAALTLTALLSDIFGVMVPTAVLLDPALSLAGVATHIETSRRAGRRPSAATVHGHRADRVSADDLTLDRFIAPDVLERAATPHGHHGPPATVLLTGANGFLGQALCIEWLRRLAPTGGRLICLVRGADDAEARRRLGVELGGPGQAALTVLAGDLAEEHLGLDAATWSRLTHSVDLIVHAGAQVNHLAPYPELFGPNVAGTAEVVRLALTDRPKRVVYVSTAAAGTTDDGRPLPEDADVRTGCPVRTPGTAPGSGYAVSKWAGEVLLRQAHDLYQLPVQVFRPGMILAHSSFSGHANVADVFTRMLFSLAVTGIAPRSFYRCPTARPHYDALPVDFVAAVIATLATDPESESGFACYNVVNDHDDAISLDQVVDWLAGEGYPVTRIASHREWATRFETAMRALPAHRRRHSLLPLMAAFTEPAEAVAGSAFPSQRFRAALQAGGEAREIPHVTPDLVRGHLAALRRRGLL
- a CDS encoding hemopexin repeat-containing protein; translated protein: MSFIPCTIKGLPAEKVVASAEAAVEVNPANAPNLTGLAAADMPSREHLAVMTNKRWNAGGVRLTVGFMDSPPADLRRRILAHMNAWGAWANIRFTASNVDPQVRIARVVDDGYWSYLGTDILLAAADEQTMNLEGFTMNTSEAEFRRVVRHETGHTLGFPHEHRRKAIVDRIDREKAITLFMATQGWTREEVIEQVLTPFDVSALTASNETDENSIMCYDLPGSIMTDGIAVPGGTDIDNLDAQFAASLYPGPVSPSSVWPNGKLYFFKGSQYARFDDAAGKTDPGYPLPIAGFWAGFPPDFADGIDADVLWTNGKAYYFKGSQYVRFDLPTDRVDPGYPLEISASWPGVWPDGFDAAVVWPNSKAYFFKGSEYLRYDIATDQVDAGYPKPIKDNWAPNLPVEYESGIDHVVIRNNGKAYFFKGTQYIRYDIATSRVDAGYPKAVSGNWPGLWADGVGRPD
- a CDS encoding aspartate aminotransferase family protein; the protein is MTSATGAAAVRPRYTTRELMLDPVGLNRRLRELDCIVELAGKQSKTLAAVAGRAGTGVHNHYVDGMPRLLPMIVAWARGAHLADVDGNEYIDLDNGRGANFLGHAPAVVTEALRSALGDGLSLAAGHETETALMSLLLSAVPWAGGGFLSNSGTEATMHAVKLARAYTGRPLVAVFEQSYHGHHNDVLVSMPGVPPSSTIVLPYDRSAGEVIAARAGELACVIVEPVRSSWPLLDREFLRGVRDATTQHGVLLVFDEVLTGFRFRFGGTLDSDGPTPDLATFGKIIGGGLPIGATVGRSDIIEMGVTTGEHLRDMQTRTRILGTFCGNVLSCTAGLAQLTYLSDHQDSVYATTRAAADRFADHLQRLRDEAGFPIAVRRYETLVRPMFGTMGTDQFVDLVHPQRYAVAEYLWTYYLRAAGVHLPEFLYPLFTAAHGDEVMDAVCAAVTRSVEGLRRDGLL